The region AATGGAAGCCGGGCCATCCCAGGGTTCCATAATGCAAGCGTTGTATTCGTAAAATGCTTTTTTCTCATCAAGCATAGACGGATTTTTCTCCCAGGCTTCAGGGACCATCATCATTATTGCTTCTGGAAGAGATCTTCCGGTTTGTAATAATAATTCCAGTACCATATCCATAGAAGCTGAATCTGATTTGCCTTCAGGAACAATAGGAATAACCTCTTTTAGATCTTCGCCAAATTTTTCGCTTTCAAAAAGCTCTTCCCTGGCTTTCATTCGACTTAAATTTCCACGTAGCGTATTTATTTCCCCATTGTGACACATATATCGGAAAGGTTGTGCCAAATCCCAAGTTGGGAACGTGTTTGTAGAGAACCGCTGGTGAACCAAAGCAAGTTTGGTAACTACATCTGGCTCGTTAAGATCGCGGTAGTAAACGTTTATATCCTGCGGCATCAACAAACCTTTGTAGATAATGGTGTTGGTTGATAAACTTGCCAGGTAAAAATATTCTGATTCAGAAAGTTCTGATTTTTCAATGCGATGTTCTGCGATTTTTCTAGCGGCAAAAAGCTTGGCATTAAAACTTTCTTCTGAAACATCATCTCCTTTTCCTATAAAAACCTGCTGTACATTTGGTTCAGAAAGTGAAGCAATACTACCCAGGCAAGCTCTGTTTACGGGCACTTCGCGCCAGCCTATAAGATTAAGGCCCTGGCCAATAATCTCTTCTTCAAAAATCTCCCGACAAATTTTACCTTGATTTTCAGACTGCGGAAGAAAAACCATTCCTACCGCATATTCTTTGAAATCGGGGAGTTTGAATTCACAGGTTTTCTTAAAAAAATCGTGAGGAATTTCTATTAAAATACCGGCACCATCACCTGTTTTACCATCGGCACTTACCGCACCTCTGTGTTCTAGGCGAATAAGAATATCTAAGGCTTTATGAATTATATCATTAGTTCGTTTGCCTTTTAGATTACATATAAATCCTGCGCCACAATTATCGTGCTCAAATTCGGGTGAATAGAGCCCCTGTTTTTTTAATTTCATGTCCTTTTCGTCCTTAAGTTATCGTCTCAAAATTACCTAATTAGATAAATATTATGAAGCGTTTACAGCTTAAAGTAAGAAGAAATTCAGTAAAAACAATTAAATTTATTATAAATGATAATTATGTAATTTCATCCCTTTTCTATTATTGATTCTATAAATAAAGGATGTGGTTTTAGCCCATAAAAAAAGTCCGATTTTAGAAAAACCGGACTTAATACAATAATTAACAAGAAAATTAATCTTTAAGGATAGCCCTGGAAATTACAATTTTTTGAATTTCTGAAGTTCCTTCGTATATCTGGGTAATTTTGGCATCACGCATTAAGCGCTCTACGTGGTATTCTTTTACATATCCATTACCGCCGTGAACCTGTACAGCTTCAGTAGTAACATCCATAGCAGTTTTTGAAGCGTACACTTTTGCCATCGCTCCGGTAAGGTCGTAATTTGCACCCTGGTCTTTTTCCCAGGCAGCTTTCATAACCAAATGCCTGGAAGCTTCAATAGAGGTGTACATATCGGCAAGTTTAAAAGCAATTGCCTGGTGGTTGCAAATTTCGGTACCAAAGGCTTTACGTTGTTTTGAATAATCTAAAGCCAACTCGTAGGCACCAGAAGCAATTCCCAGAGCCTGTGCGGCGATTCCTATTCTTCCGCCAGAAAGCGTTTTCATAGCGAATTTGAAGCCGAAACCGTCTTCGCCAATTCTATTTTCTTTAGGAACTTTTACATCATTAAAATTTAATGAATGTGTATCGCTTCCGCGAATTCCCATTTTTTGTTCTTTGGGACCAATTTCAAAACCTTCCACACCTTTTTCAACAATGAATGCATTAATCCCTTTGTGTTTTTTCTCACGGTCGGTTTGGGCGATAACTAAATAATAATCAGCAGAACTACCGTTGGTGATCCAATTCTTGGTTCCGTTAAGAACGTAATGATCTCCTTTATCTATGGCTGTGGTGCGCTGTGAAGTTGCATCACTTCCTGCTTCAGGTTCAGAAAGGCAAAAAGCACCAAGTTTTTCACCGGTAGTAAGTTTTGTTAGATATTTTTTCTTTTGTTCTTCGTTTCCGTAAGTGTCAAGTCCCCAGCATACCAGGGAATTATTTACCGATACCATAACCGATGCAGATGCGTCTATCTTAGAAAGCTCTTCCATCACCAATATATAAGCGATGGTATCCATTCCACCTCCACCATATTCAGGAGAAGCCATCATACCCAGAAAACCAAGATCTCCCATCTTTTTTACCAGCTCTCTTGGGAATTCCTGTTTTTCATCTCTCTCAATAACACCCGGTAATAATTCTGCTTTTGCAAAATCACGAGCGGCATCGCGAATCATGATATGTTCTTCTGTAAGTTTGAAATCCATATTATTATTTTAATTTAGGAAAATCTAATTTTGGTCACCAAAGGTAAAGTTTTGGTGTGTAATTTTCAATTTAGTTTCATTAATTTTACGAATATGAAAAAAGCTAACTACAAAGTTATAGGAGTGATGTCGGGGACATCCTTAGATGGCATCGACCTGGTCTATGTTAATTTTGATTTTAAAAATTCCTGGAGTTATAAGATTTTAAAGGCTGAAACCATTCCTTATCCCTTAAATTGGCAGGAAACTTTATCTGCCGCTATTGACTATTCTGAAGAACGCTTAGAAGAGCTTAATAAAAAATATACCAATTTTCTCTCCGGAATAATTTCCCGGTTTATAGAAACCCACCAAATAAAAGATATTGATGCGGTTTGTAGCCACGGCCACACCATTAAACATGAGCCTGAAAATAATTACACCTTGCAGATTGGGAATTTACCTGAACTCGCCTACTTATCAGGTCAAACAGTAATTTGCGATTTTAGAGTACAGGATGTGAAATTAGGCGGGCAGGGCGCACCGCTTGTTCCAATTGGCGATCAATTGCTTTTTTCAGATTATAAATATTGCGTGAATTTAGGCGG is a window of Salegentibacter salegens DNA encoding:
- a CDS encoding acyl-CoA dehydrogenase, whose translation is MDFKLTEEHIMIRDAARDFAKAELLPGVIERDEKQEFPRELVKKMGDLGFLGMMASPEYGGGGMDTIAYILVMEELSKIDASASVMVSVNNSLVCWGLDTYGNEEQKKKYLTKLTTGEKLGAFCLSEPEAGSDATSQRTTAIDKGDHYVLNGTKNWITNGSSADYYLVIAQTDREKKHKGINAFIVEKGVEGFEIGPKEQKMGIRGSDTHSLNFNDVKVPKENRIGEDGFGFKFAMKTLSGGRIGIAAQALGIASGAYELALDYSKQRKAFGTEICNHQAIAFKLADMYTSIEASRHLVMKAAWEKDQGANYDLTGAMAKVYASKTAMDVTTEAVQVHGGNGYVKEYHVERLMRDAKITQIYEGTSEIQKIVISRAILKD